A segment of the Cytophagia bacterium CHB2 genome:
ACGATGCAGGTTGGGAATCGCGCCCTCTGGCTTCGTGATGAGGTCGATGTGTTGTGATGATTGCGCCATCGCTACCCAAAGAAACCATTATGTCCTTGGTATCTCAGAATAAAATTCTGGAGGTGTCTTGCCCACTGAAATGAAATCCCACTGAAAAAAATTTCGCTTTTTGGGGTGGGAGTTCGGCTTTTGTGGGCGCTATTTTAAGATGCTCGATGAGCCTCGATTTCCAGGTTGCCTGAGAATGTGTGAAAACTTCTACAATTGAAACGCAGAGCGCTAGTCGTTACTTGAATTTTTCGATGAGGCTTCGTGTTCCAGCAAGCGATCCCACAAATCTTTTCTCACATAACCACGCAATTCGATTTGAGGGCGCAATTCCGTATAGCCGTCAAACAAAGGAACGTAGAGATAACGCTGCCCCGGCGGAGGCAACTCATAGAATTTGTGCAGCAACGCAGGCTCGAATTGCGGCGCAGCAATGACGAGTTGCGCTGCCGGCGTCGCGGCATCAACTTCCTGCCACCACCCGATGTTGTCAAATGCGCGCAAATACCACGGCAACGGCCAATAATCGTTATCCGGACAAATAACCTGCACGTGCATGTTACGGCCGTCAGGATGAATTTGCGCAATCTCTTCGACGCGCTGTACGATCTTGAAGACATCATTCACCGGGTGAGCATAGACGTAGGGATTGGCGGGATTCTCGTCGTAGCGATGGTTGGCTAAATAGGATTGCCAGGCCAAATGCACACCGCCGCCGAGCAGCACGATCAATGCAATCGCTCGCGCGGGTCTTGTGGACAGCATTTTGAACATGGCTATCGCGCCGGCGCCGGCCAACAAAATCATGCCGTGCAAAAAGCTAAGCATATTCCACGGCGTCTTGTAGGGAATCAAAGAATAGGCTGCTGTCATGATAACCGTGTAGCACACGAGAAAACGCAACAGTGCTTGATTTGCCCCGCTGCTCCAGTTCTTATTAAAGGCGGCAGTGCCGCCCACTATCGCAAGGCCAAGAATCAATCCCTCACTCCAAAACGGATTATTGCCGAGACGAAAATAGGCGAGTATGTGTAGATAGTAATGCCAGGGGTGAATGTGCAGATCGTTGTTGCCGGCGCGGGTGAGATAGGTTTTGTAGGTTAAGAGGGAATCCAATATGCCGCGCGTATGCGTGAAAAACGAGGAGAAAAACAGCAGCGAAACTGCCGCAGCCGCGATGGCGGCGGCGAGAACATGGCGGCGATTGAGCCTTTTTAAGTGTGAGATGGCTTCGCCGCGCCAGATGGCCAGCAACGCAATGGCCATCGCGGCCCACGCTAGGATGCACGTTTCTTTCGTCGCATGCATCAATCCGAAAAAAACGCCCAAAGTAACGGCCCAGCCGGGGCGCTGGCTTTGCGCATAACGATAGCCGCACACAATGACGCCAGCCGTAAAGCACACCAACAACATCTCCTGAATATAGTAGCGGCTATAATAAGCCATGGCCGGTGAGATTGCCGTCAACGCTGCCGCGACAAGCGCAGCGGCTTTCCCCCTCGCATCCGTCAACAGCAGCGGCAACAAGACAAGAACAAGGCCAAAAAAAACCGGCACCAGGCGCAGCGTCCACTCATTCACTTGGATGAGGCGGTGAGCGCCGCTGAGCCAGGCCGGGAGCAGCGTGAAGTAATTCAACGTTGGGCCATGATACTCGAAGCTGTCGTAACGATAATACCCATCTTCCAACAATGCGCCGAATTTGATGGCATGCACCGCCTCGTCGCCGTGCATGGGACGTTGCTGCAATTCTGGCAAGCGCAAAGCCAAAGCCAGAGCAATGATCGCCAGCACCAGAATGGCGCGTATGATATTCGGCTTGAGGGGTTTCGACATGGCGTGCAAGAGTCATGGAGTATAACATCAGTGGATCATTGGAGTGATGCCGGTTAGTAATCCCTCACTTCATCACTCCAACAATCCAACAACCATAAAAGCGCACGCTAAATCGCGCCAACCGGCTTGCCATACACTGCAACTTCGATGTAGTGGTTCAAATCATCGTTGCTGTTGCCGTTGCTGTAAAGCCGGACATAGCGGCCCGACACGCCTTTGGCGTCGATCAAGCGGCCTTCGGAGGTTTCAACATAATGGTTGTCCTCACCGACGCCCATTTTCGCCGAATTGTCGAGATCATTGTTGTACAACGTTGCAACATTGCTGGTGAAGTCGGCGTCGTCCGCGACTTGCACGATGACATCAAAATAGACGCGCGGCTGTTTGTGATAATGCCACGCCAGAATCGCATAAATCGTGTGCTTCTTGCCGAGATCGATGGTGACATGCTGCAAAAATGGCCCAAGCTCAACATAGCTGCCGTCGCCTGCTTCACAATCGCCGTCTGTGATCATTTTCAATTCGCCGATGACCGGCGCTTCATCCGAGCTTGACACCGGCTTGCCGGCAGCAACATTCGTCGTGCCTTCAGGCGCAAGGAAAGGCGGGCGCGGTTTACCCAGCGGCTTTTCGAGCTTGGGCACTTGAATATTTTGCGGCGTGCCGATGAACATGGGCTTGGGCAATTTAATATCAAGCTCAACCATTTTGACTTCAGCGGCGGTTGGCGCCGGTTGCACAGCCGCTTCTCCCGGTGCCGGCGCCGGGGTTTTGGCCTCGGCCTGTGTTGGCGTTTCGACCGGTTGCGATTCTGCCGGCATTGTTGCCGGCTCCTCGGCTGGCGCCGTCTCCGGAGCAGGCGTCTCCGCCGCGGGTGTTTGCGCTTCCTGCGTCGCGCCCTGATCGGCAGACTCGTTCTTGCTGCAAGAAATCATCAGCAGCGCCAGCATCGCGAACATGGCAACGAGCAGGCGCACCGGGCTTTTTTCGTGTTTGAATATCATTGAAATGCTCTCCTCAATAATTTGATTAAGATTACAGCCAACCCGAACATGAAGGGCGCGAAAAGGTTTCCGCGCATGATCTCGAGGTTTGAAGACTGCTACCGCCCGGGCGGCAGTCTCAAAACT
Coding sequences within it:
- a CDS encoding TIGR03663 family protein — protein: MSKPLKPNIIRAILVLAIIALALALRLPELQQRPMHGDEAVHAIKFGALLEDGYYRYDSFEYHGPTLNYFTLLPAWLSGAHRLIQVNEWTLRLVPVFFGLVLVLLPLLLTDARGKAAALVAAALTAISPAMAYYSRYYIQEMLLVCFTAGVIVCGYRYAQSQRPGWAVTLGVFFGLMHATKETCILAWAAMAIALLAIWRGEAISHLKRLNRRHVLAAAIAAAAVSLLFFSSFFTHTRGILDSLLTYKTYLTRAGNNDLHIHPWHYYLHILAYFRLGNNPFWSEGLILGLAIVGGTAAFNKNWSSGANQALLRFLVCYTVIMTAAYSLIPYKTPWNMLSFLHGMILLAGAGAIAMFKMLSTRPARAIALIVLLGGGVHLAWQSYLANHRYDENPANPYVYAHPVNDVFKIVQRVEEIAQIHPDGRNMHVQVICPDNDYWPLPWYLRAFDNIGWWQEVDAATPAAQLVIAAPQFEPALLHKFYELPPPGQRYLYVPLFDGYTELRPQIELRGYVRKDLWDRLLEHEASSKNSSND